Proteins from a single region of Belliella baltica DSM 15883:
- the tnpC gene encoding IS66 family transposase, with the protein MQKIKTAVSKSPVIGADETGAKVDGNKQWVWTYQTEELTLLAISESRGLKAMNTHFPDGFGKAVLCHDAWRAYFNYSENLHQLCCAHLLRELNYIVERYKSKWADSLRALFREAISLKRKLKKLPDTENSRSIASIEEKMDNLLAQPVESKHKEAVSLQKRLLKYRKSLFTFLYHQKVPPDNNASERAIRNIKVKQKISGQFKSNNGAENFCVIRSVVDTLIKRSGNILENLNHIANLQPE; encoded by the coding sequence ATGCAAAAGATAAAGACGGCAGTCTCTAAAAGTCCTGTGATAGGAGCTGACGAGACTGGGGCTAAAGTGGATGGAAACAAACAGTGGGTCTGGACTTATCAGACCGAGGAACTCACCCTGTTAGCTATATCTGAATCACGTGGACTTAAGGCGATGAATACACATTTTCCCGATGGGTTCGGAAAGGCAGTATTGTGCCACGATGCATGGAGGGCGTACTTCAACTATTCGGAAAATCTGCACCAGCTTTGTTGTGCACATCTGCTTAGGGAGCTCAACTACATTGTTGAACGCTATAAATCTAAATGGGCTGACAGCCTTAGGGCCCTGTTCAGGGAAGCTATCTCACTAAAGAGAAAACTCAAAAAACTACCGGATACAGAGAATAGCAGGAGTATTGCTTCCATTGAAGAGAAGATGGATAACCTACTCGCCCAACCTGTAGAGTCAAAACATAAAGAAGCAGTATCCCTACAAAAAAGACTCCTGAAATACAGAAAGTCACTTTTTACTTTTCTCTATCACCAAAAAGTACCACCGGATAACAATGCCTCTGAAAGAGCCATACGCAACATCAAGGTGAAACAAAAAATATCAGGACAGTTCAAATCCAACAATGGAGCTGAAAACTTCTGTGTTATAAGATCCGTCGTGGATACCCTGATCAAACGTTCGGGAAATATCTTAGAAAATCTAAATCATATAGCTAATTTACAACCTGAGTAG
- a CDS encoding DUF6444 domain-containing protein, producing MGKNSVDYWYSWDYVLIFRKHFYRILDHRDTLIQELIKMNLQLMEEVKSLKSRVSDLENELARYRNPKNSRNSSVPPSKDENRPKKNQSLRQDTGRKTGGQPGHKGHTLEMTSSPDIIENHIPLFCTCCGGDLSAVPAELSSKRQVLDLPVIKVVCTEHRIFSKNCSCGEKISGSFPDNINAPIQYGSGVETIVGYLHARQYVPYRRMKELLRDCFGINLSEGSIDNIIGRFARKSAPIYAKDKDGSL from the coding sequence GTGGGGAAAAACAGCGTGGATTATTGGTATTCATGGGATTATGTGCTGATATTCAGGAAACATTTCTATAGGATATTGGACCACAGAGATACGCTTATTCAGGAACTGATCAAGATGAACCTCCAGCTTATGGAGGAGGTCAAGTCTTTAAAATCTAGGGTATCCGATTTGGAAAATGAGCTTGCCCGTTACCGTAATCCAAAAAACAGCCGCAACAGCTCGGTTCCCCCTTCAAAAGACGAGAACCGCCCCAAAAAAAATCAGAGTCTCCGTCAGGATACAGGGCGCAAAACCGGCGGTCAGCCTGGACACAAAGGCCATACCCTTGAAATGACATCCTCCCCGGACATAATAGAAAACCACATCCCTTTATTCTGTACCTGCTGTGGTGGTGATCTGTCGGCGGTTCCAGCAGAACTGTCCTCCAAAAGACAGGTCCTGGATCTTCCTGTGATTAAAGTGGTATGTACCGAGCATAGAATCTTTTCCAAAAACTGTTCCTGTGGAGAAAAGATCAGTGGGTCATTCCCTGACAATATCAATGCCCCCATACAGTACGGGAGCGGTGTTGAAACCATTGTCGGTTATCTGCATGCCAGACAGTATGTTCCCTATAGAAGGATGAAAGAACTTCTCAGGGACTGCTTCGGTATTAATCTCAGCGAGGGGAGTATCGATAACATTATCGGTAGGTTTGCCCGCAAGTCTGCACCAATATATGCAAAAGATAAAGACGGCAGTCTCTAA